The following proteins are encoded in a genomic region of Strix aluco isolate bStrAlu1 chromosome 23, bStrAlu1.hap1, whole genome shotgun sequence:
- the BCL9L gene encoding B-cell CLL/lymphoma 9-like protein isoform X3 — MQARLRSESARSCAGRGLALGGQEEVSDRRAWEHPPLALWEALANPMHPDNKLPSHGKAGSSSAPAQHHNVSQAPTCNLGSKGVGAGSHGGKATQISPGNSGLKNSQNAVPNFSSLKGKVKRERSISVDSGEQREASTPSQDADSKGEVAPRSKRRCVLERKQPYSGDEWCSGPDSEEDDKPISSTHNCNVADPAMSTASQLGPGSNPLPNLNETSSASVPHGAAPSLRSDAAGGGGGGTGKPPSQFVYVFTTHLANTAAEAVLQGRADSILAYHQQNVPRAKLDQAPAPKVLGVAEPLPINPPAANTPQSQPPAPQASQPQPQPPPPQPPPPPQTISQAPLPAPSSLPQEGTSEDVRRDLTPNSLGNNSGSNQPGSNHANTPTASANTMQPGQVDSSATSSSSLLGEGPGPAMPGNGQAGLGPRNPLNSEGLSKEQLEHRERSLQTLRDIERLLLRSGEAEPFMKSGQNVGEGGTAPQPQAAPAQPPAPPASMKKYEEPLQSMISQTQSLGGPSLEHEVPHHPSADMGQQMNMMMQRLNQDSLTPEQVAWRKLQEEYYEEKRRKEEQISIHGRPMQEIMIPQSMGSMMMRGPPPPYHSKPGEQWPPGMGSQLRGPIDVQDPMQLRGGPPFPGPRFPGNQMQRVSGFGGMQNMPLDALGPMNAMQRPVRPGMGWSDDMPPMGGPGNFPQGTLPYPSGQGDPERFMNPRAREEILRHQLMEKRPVAMQRPMGMSGNSMSQGMEMERMIQAHRQMDPSMFAGQITGDSLSSAPMGMDFAGTRGMLSPPMSQSGLRDMDAPMGPGNLNMNMNVNMNMNMNLNVQMTPQQQMMMSQKMRGPEMMAHQGMSPEELARARAQNGNGSAMLGGPQKMMIPSQFPSQGQQGFSSGQGPYPNMPQEMGSGSDMFSPEQGTMPVGSISGTTRLSHIPLPPASNPAPAQGGNLANMHPAPSRGLGRRPSDLTINISQMNSPSMGHLKSPTLSQVHSPLVTSPSANLKSPQTPSQMVSMPPSNQSGPLKSPQVMSSSLNVRSPTGSPSRLKSPSMAVPSPGWVPSPKATLPSPGVNQSKQTLSMNSSTSMAGLDQDPSPSQNPLSLMMSQMSKYAMPSSTPLYHNAIKTIATSDDELLPDRPMLPPGGMSGVTGNQPNQLHLNSMGPGSSQSPMGMNLPGQQPLSHEPPPTSMMSSPNPLGSNIPMHPSAPGAGVPPQNPMMLPPGPQDSLNQQCGPVPNSSQMIPSNQLVFPRMQQPHGAMPSPAGGMPLAPGGGPAMQQHYPPGMPLPPEDLPSQQPGQMAPQQHMMGKNIPPRIGEPYPPVLPGVASVLNDPELSEVIRPTPTGIPEFDLSRIIPSEKPSSTLQYFPKSDSQAPKSQPSNLHLMNLQNMMAEQAPVRAGMNAPSLPGQQGVQRGLGVPMCHPGQVPMLGRTGLPPQQGMMGNSMHQGMMSPQQSLMAQQNFMLMQAKQRSMSVSGDMYAQTGHMMSPQGSLMGPPPQQNLMVTHQMRQRSVSLDSQMSYIPGPGNMANLPF, encoded by the exons GTTTCTGACCGAAGGGCCTGGGAGCACCCTCCACTGGCGCTGTGGGAAGCTTTAGCCAATCCAATGCACCCTGACAACAAACTGCCCAGCCATggcaaggcaggcagcagcagtgcccCGGCCCAGCACCACAACGTGAGCCAAGCACCCACCTGCAACCTGGGCTCTAAGGGTGTGGGGGCGGGCAGCCATGGCGGCAAGGCCACTCAGATCTCCCCTGGCAACTCTGGACTGAAAAACAGCCAGAACGCTGTCCCAAACTTCAGCTCCTTGAAGGGCAAGGTGAAACGGGAACGAAGCATCTCGGTGGACTCCGGAGAACAGCGAGAAGCCAGCACCCCTTCGCAGGACGCAGATTCAAAAG GTGAGGTGGCTCCCCGCAGCAAGCGACGGTGCGTGCTGGAAAGGAAGCAGCCCTACAGCGGGGACGAATGGTGCTCTGGGCCGGACAGCGAGGAGGACGACAAGCCCATCAGCAGCACACACA ATTGTAATGTAGCAGATCCTGCGATGTCCACGGCCTCACAGCTTGGCCCAGGGTCCAACCCGCTGCCGAACCTCAACGAGACCAGTTCTGCCAGCGTGCCTCATGGTGCTGCCCCCAGCTTGCGGTCAGACGCTGCAGGAGGCGGAGGTGGTGGAACAGGGAAGCCGCCGTCACAGTTCGTTTACGTCTTTACAACGCACCTTGCCAACAC AGCTGCAGAAGCTGTCCTGCAGGGCCGAGCCGACTCTATTCTGGCCTACCATCAGCAGAACGTCCCGCGGGCAAAGCTAGACCAG GCGCCAGCTCCTAAAGTGCTGGGGGTTGCTGAGCCGCTTCCGATTAACCCTCCTGCTGCCAACACTCCACAGtcccagccaccagcacctcaAGCAAGTCAGCCGCAGCCGCAGCCTCCCCCGCCGCAGCCTCCGCCCCCGCCTCAGACCATCAGCCAAGCGCCTTTGCCTGCGCCCAGCAGCCTGCCCCAGGAAGGGACAAGCGAAGATGTCCGCAGAGATCTGACTCCCAACTCTTTGGGGAACAACAGCGGCAGCAACCAGCCTGGAAGTAACCACGCAAATACGCCCACCGCGTCAGCCAACACCATGCAGCCCGGGCAAGTGGACTCCTCCGCCACGTCCAGCTCCAGCCTCCTCGGGGAGGGCCCGGGCCCGGCGATGCCGGGGAACGGCCAGGCAGGCCTGGGCCCCAGGAACCCCCTGAACTCGGAAGGGCTCTCgaaggagcagctggagcaccGCGAGCGCTCTCTGCAGACCCTGCGGGACATTGAGCGCCTGCTGCTGCGCAGCGGGGAGGCCGAGCCCTTCATGAAGTCCGGCCAAAACGTGGGCGAGGGCGGGACTGCCCCTCAGCCACAGGCTGCCCCTGCtcagccccccgcgccccccgccagCATGAAGAAGTACGAAGAGCCTCTGCAGTCCATGATCTCCCAGACCCAGAGCCTCGGTGGGCCCAGCCTGGAGCACGAGGTGCCCCACCACCCCAGCGCCGACATGGGGCAGCAGATGAACATGATGATGCAGCGACTGAACCAGGACAGCCTGACACCGGAGCAAGTGGCCTGGAGGAAGCTGCAGGAAGAGTACTACGAGGAGAAGCGGCGGAAAGAGGAGCAGATCAGCATCCACGGCCGGCCCATGCAGGAGATCATGATCCCGCAGTCGATGGGGAGCATGATGATGCGTGGGCCCCCGCCGCCCTACCACAGCAAGCCCGGCGAGCAGTGGCCGCCAGGGATGGGCAGCCAGCTGCGGGGACCCATCGACGTGCAGGACCCGATGCAGCTGCGGGGGGGGCCGCCCTTCCCGGGGCCGCGGTTCCCTGGGAATCAAATGCAGAGAGTCTCCGGCTTCGGAGGGATGCAGAACATGCCCCTGGATGCTCTTGGGCCCATGAACGCCATGCAGAGGCCGGTCAGGCCCGGCATGGGTTGGAGCGATGATATGCCTCCTATGGGAGGCCCCGGCAACTTTCCACAAGGCACCCTGCCCTACCCGTCAGGGCAAGGGGACCCCGAAAGGTTCATGAATCCCCGTGCCAGGGAGGAGATCCTGCGGCATCAGCTGATGGAGAAACGCCCTGTGGCAATGCAGAGGCCCATGGGGATGTCCGGCAACTCCATGAGCCAGGGCATGGAAATGGAGAGGATGATACAGGCTCACAGGCAGATGGATCCATCCATGTTCGCTGGGCAGATCACAGGGGACAGCCTGAGCAGTGCCCCCATGGGAATGGATTTTGCAGGCACTCGGGGGATGCTGAGCCCCCCCATGAGTCAGTCGGGCCTTCGGGACATGGACGCACCCATGGGCCCCGGCAACCTCAACATGAACATGAATGTCAACATGAACATGAACATGAACCTCAATGTCCAGATGACCCCGCAGCAGCAGATGATGATGTCGCAGAAGATGAGGGGCCCCGAGATGATGGCCCACCAGGGCATGAGCCCTGAGGAGCTGGCCAGGGCGAGGGCTCAGAACGGCAACGGCAGTGCAATGCTGGGGGGACCTCAGAAGATGATGATCCCCTCCCAGTTCCCCAGCCAAGGACAGCAAGGCTTCTCGAGCGGGCAAGGGCCTTATCCCAACATGCCCCAGGAGATGGGCAGCGGCTCGGACATGTTCAGCCCCGAGCAGGGCACCATGCCCGTCGGCAGCATCAGTGGCACCACCAGGCTCAGCCACATCCCGCTGCCTCCGGCCTCCAACCCCGCTCCCGCGCAGGGGGGGAACCTGGCCAACATGCACCCGGCGCCTTCCCGGGGGCTGGGCCGCCGGCCCTCTGACCTCACCATCAACATCAGCCAGATGAACTCCCCCAGCATGGGCCACCTCAAGTCTCCCACCCTTAGCCAGGTGCACTCGCCACTGGTCACCTCCCCCTCTGCCAACCTCAAGTCCCCGCAGACGCCCTCGCAGATGGTCAGCATGCCACCTTCCAACCAGTCCGGACCCCTCAAGTCCCCGCAGGTGATGAGCTCCTCGCTGAATGTCCGGTCTCCGACGGGCTCACCGAGTCGCCTGAAGTCCCCTTCTATGGCCGTTCCTTCCCCTGGTTGGGTGCCATCTCCCAAAGCCACCCTGCCCAGCCCGGGAGTCAACCAGAGCAAGCAGACTCTCAGCATGAACTCGTCTACTTCCATGGCAGGACTGGATCAGG ATCCATCCCCCTCCCAGAACCCCCTCTCGCTGATGATGTCTCAGATGTCCAAGTACGCCATGCCCAGCTCCACACCGCTTTACCACAACGCCATCAAAACCATCGCCACCTCTGACGATGAGCTGCTGCCGGACAGGCCGATGCTCCCGCCTGGAGGCATGTCAG gCGTGACGGGGAATCAGCCGAATCAACTGCACTTGAACTCCATGGGGCCCGGATCCTCTCAGAGCCCCATGGGAATGAACCTGCCTGGTCAGCAACCCCTCTCCCATGAACCGCCCCCCACCTCCATGATGTCCTCCCCGAACCCTCTGGGCTCCAACATTCCTATGCACCCCAGTGCGCCAGGGGCAGGCGTGCCCCCCCAGAACCCCATGATGCTGCCCCCAGGGCCCCAGGATTCGTTGAACCAGCAGTGCGGCCCCGTGCCCAACAGCTCGCAGATGATTCCTTCCAACCAGCTCGTGTTCCCCCGCATGCAGCAGCCGCATGGCGCCATGCCGTCCCCGGCCGGAGGCATGCCCCtggcgcccggcggcggccctGCCATGCAGCAGCATTACCCGCCAGGGATGCCCTTGCCGCCCGAGGAccttccctcccagcagcctGGCCAGATGGCCCCTCAGCAGCACATGATGGGCAAGAACATCCCTCCTCGGATCGGTGAGCCCTACCCGCCCGTGCTCCCTGGCGTGGCGTCAGTGCTGAACGACCCTGAGCTCAGCGAGGTCATCCGCCCCACGCCCACCGGCATCCCCGAGTTTGACCTGTCCAGGATCATCCCTTCGGAGAAGCCGAGCAGCACCTTGCAGTATTTCCCCAAGAGCGACAGCCAGGCCCCCAAATCGCAGCCTTCCAACCTCCACCTCATGAACCTGCAGAACATGATGGCTGAGCAGGCGCCGGTGCGGGCAGGTATGAACGCCcccagcctccctgggcagcagggcGTGCAGAGGGGCCTCGGCGTGCCCATGTGCCACCCTGGACAGGTGCCCATGCTGGGCAGGACAGGCCTTCCGCCCCAGCAGGGCATGATGGGCAACAGCATGCACCAGGGCATGATGTCTCCGCAGCAGAGCCTGATGGCCCAGCAGAATTTCATGCTGATGCAGGCCAAGCAAAGGAGCATGTCGGTGTCGGGGGACATGTATGCCCAGACCGGACACATGATGTCACCTCAGGGCTCTCTCATGGGGCCCCCGCCTCAGCAGAACCTCATGGTCACGCACCAGATGAGGCAGAGGAGTGTCTCCCTGGACAGCCAGATGAGTTACATCCCCGGGCCGGGGAACATGGCGAACCTGCCTTTCTAA
- the BCL9L gene encoding B-cell CLL/lymphoma 9-like protein isoform X4 codes for MHPDNKLPSHGKAGSSSAPAQHHNVSQAPTCNLGSKGVGAGSHGGKATQISPGNSGLKNSQNAVPNFSSLKGKVKRERSISVDSGEQREASTPSQDADSKGEVAPRSKRRCVLERKQPYSGDEWCSGPDSEEDDKPISSTHNCNVADPAMSTASQLGPGSNPLPNLNETSSASVPHGAAPSLRSDAAGGGGGGTGKPPSQFVYVFTTHLANTAAEAVLQGRADSILAYHQQNVPRAKLDQAPAPKVLGVAEPLPINPPAANTPQSQPPAPQASQPQPQPPPPQPPPPPQTISQAPLPAPSSLPQEGTSEDVRRDLTPNSLGNNSGSNQPGSNHANTPTASANTMQPGQVDSSATSSSSLLGEGPGPAMPGNGQAGLGPRNPLNSEGLSKEQLEHRERSLQTLRDIERLLLRSGEAEPFMKSGQNVGEGGTAPQPQAAPAQPPAPPASMKKYEEPLQSMISQTQSLGGPSLEHEVPHHPSADMGQQMNMMMQRLNQDSLTPEQVAWRKLQEEYYEEKRRKEEQISIHGRPMQEIMIPQSMGSMMMRGPPPPYHSKPGEQWPPGMGSQLRGPIDVQDPMQLRGGPPFPGPRFPGNQMQRVSGFGGMQNMPLDALGPMNAMQRPVRPGMGWSDDMPPMGGPGNFPQGTLPYPSGQGDPERFMNPRAREEILRHQLMEKRPVAMQRPMGMSGNSMSQGMEMERMIQAHRQMDPSMFAGQITGDSLSSAPMGMDFAGTRGMLSPPMSQSGLRDMDAPMGPGNLNMNMNVNMNMNMNLNVQMTPQQQMMMSQKMRGPEMMAHQGMSPEELARARAQNGNGSAMLGGPQKMMIPSQFPSQGQQGFSSGQGPYPNMPQEMGSGSDMFSPEQGTMPVGSISGTTRLSHIPLPPASNPAPAQGGNLANMHPAPSRGLGRRPSDLTINISQMNSPSMGHLKSPTLSQVHSPLVTSPSANLKSPQTPSQMVSMPPSNQSGPLKSPQVMSSSLNVRSPTGSPSRLKSPSMAVPSPGWVPSPKATLPSPGVNQSKQTLSMNSSTSMAGLDQGSLPSGPRSSSSAPASNTSSTMNPNMPFTSSPDPSPSQNPLSLMMSQMSKYAMPSSTPLYHNAIKTIATSDDELLPDRPMLPPGGMSGVTGNQPNQLHLNSMGPGSSQSPMGMNLPGQQPLSHEPPPTSMMSSPNPLGSNIPMHPSAPGAGVPPQNPMMLPPGPQDSLNQQCGPVPNSSQMIPSNQLVFPRMQQPHGAMPSPAGGMPLAPGGGPAMQQHYPPGMPLPPEDLPSQQPGQMAPQQHMMGKNIPPRIGEPYPPVLPGVASVLNDPELSEVIRPTPTGIPEFDLSRIIPSEKPSSTLQYFPKSDSQAPKSQPSNLHLMNLQNMMAEQAPVRAGMNAPSLPGQQGVQRGLGVPMCHPGQVPMLGRTGLPPQQGMMGNSMHQGMMSPQQSLMAQQNFMLMQAKQRSMSVSGDMYAQTGHMMSPQGSLMGPPPQQNLMVTHQMRQRSVSLDSQMSYIPGPGNMANLPF; via the exons ATGCACCCTGACAACAAACTGCCCAGCCATggcaaggcaggcagcagcagtgcccCGGCCCAGCACCACAACGTGAGCCAAGCACCCACCTGCAACCTGGGCTCTAAGGGTGTGGGGGCGGGCAGCCATGGCGGCAAGGCCACTCAGATCTCCCCTGGCAACTCTGGACTGAAAAACAGCCAGAACGCTGTCCCAAACTTCAGCTCCTTGAAGGGCAAGGTGAAACGGGAACGAAGCATCTCGGTGGACTCCGGAGAACAGCGAGAAGCCAGCACCCCTTCGCAGGACGCAGATTCAAAAG GTGAGGTGGCTCCCCGCAGCAAGCGACGGTGCGTGCTGGAAAGGAAGCAGCCCTACAGCGGGGACGAATGGTGCTCTGGGCCGGACAGCGAGGAGGACGACAAGCCCATCAGCAGCACACACA ATTGTAATGTAGCAGATCCTGCGATGTCCACGGCCTCACAGCTTGGCCCAGGGTCCAACCCGCTGCCGAACCTCAACGAGACCAGTTCTGCCAGCGTGCCTCATGGTGCTGCCCCCAGCTTGCGGTCAGACGCTGCAGGAGGCGGAGGTGGTGGAACAGGGAAGCCGCCGTCACAGTTCGTTTACGTCTTTACAACGCACCTTGCCAACAC AGCTGCAGAAGCTGTCCTGCAGGGCCGAGCCGACTCTATTCTGGCCTACCATCAGCAGAACGTCCCGCGGGCAAAGCTAGACCAG GCGCCAGCTCCTAAAGTGCTGGGGGTTGCTGAGCCGCTTCCGATTAACCCTCCTGCTGCCAACACTCCACAGtcccagccaccagcacctcaAGCAAGTCAGCCGCAGCCGCAGCCTCCCCCGCCGCAGCCTCCGCCCCCGCCTCAGACCATCAGCCAAGCGCCTTTGCCTGCGCCCAGCAGCCTGCCCCAGGAAGGGACAAGCGAAGATGTCCGCAGAGATCTGACTCCCAACTCTTTGGGGAACAACAGCGGCAGCAACCAGCCTGGAAGTAACCACGCAAATACGCCCACCGCGTCAGCCAACACCATGCAGCCCGGGCAAGTGGACTCCTCCGCCACGTCCAGCTCCAGCCTCCTCGGGGAGGGCCCGGGCCCGGCGATGCCGGGGAACGGCCAGGCAGGCCTGGGCCCCAGGAACCCCCTGAACTCGGAAGGGCTCTCgaaggagcagctggagcaccGCGAGCGCTCTCTGCAGACCCTGCGGGACATTGAGCGCCTGCTGCTGCGCAGCGGGGAGGCCGAGCCCTTCATGAAGTCCGGCCAAAACGTGGGCGAGGGCGGGACTGCCCCTCAGCCACAGGCTGCCCCTGCtcagccccccgcgccccccgccagCATGAAGAAGTACGAAGAGCCTCTGCAGTCCATGATCTCCCAGACCCAGAGCCTCGGTGGGCCCAGCCTGGAGCACGAGGTGCCCCACCACCCCAGCGCCGACATGGGGCAGCAGATGAACATGATGATGCAGCGACTGAACCAGGACAGCCTGACACCGGAGCAAGTGGCCTGGAGGAAGCTGCAGGAAGAGTACTACGAGGAGAAGCGGCGGAAAGAGGAGCAGATCAGCATCCACGGCCGGCCCATGCAGGAGATCATGATCCCGCAGTCGATGGGGAGCATGATGATGCGTGGGCCCCCGCCGCCCTACCACAGCAAGCCCGGCGAGCAGTGGCCGCCAGGGATGGGCAGCCAGCTGCGGGGACCCATCGACGTGCAGGACCCGATGCAGCTGCGGGGGGGGCCGCCCTTCCCGGGGCCGCGGTTCCCTGGGAATCAAATGCAGAGAGTCTCCGGCTTCGGAGGGATGCAGAACATGCCCCTGGATGCTCTTGGGCCCATGAACGCCATGCAGAGGCCGGTCAGGCCCGGCATGGGTTGGAGCGATGATATGCCTCCTATGGGAGGCCCCGGCAACTTTCCACAAGGCACCCTGCCCTACCCGTCAGGGCAAGGGGACCCCGAAAGGTTCATGAATCCCCGTGCCAGGGAGGAGATCCTGCGGCATCAGCTGATGGAGAAACGCCCTGTGGCAATGCAGAGGCCCATGGGGATGTCCGGCAACTCCATGAGCCAGGGCATGGAAATGGAGAGGATGATACAGGCTCACAGGCAGATGGATCCATCCATGTTCGCTGGGCAGATCACAGGGGACAGCCTGAGCAGTGCCCCCATGGGAATGGATTTTGCAGGCACTCGGGGGATGCTGAGCCCCCCCATGAGTCAGTCGGGCCTTCGGGACATGGACGCACCCATGGGCCCCGGCAACCTCAACATGAACATGAATGTCAACATGAACATGAACATGAACCTCAATGTCCAGATGACCCCGCAGCAGCAGATGATGATGTCGCAGAAGATGAGGGGCCCCGAGATGATGGCCCACCAGGGCATGAGCCCTGAGGAGCTGGCCAGGGCGAGGGCTCAGAACGGCAACGGCAGTGCAATGCTGGGGGGACCTCAGAAGATGATGATCCCCTCCCAGTTCCCCAGCCAAGGACAGCAAGGCTTCTCGAGCGGGCAAGGGCCTTATCCCAACATGCCCCAGGAGATGGGCAGCGGCTCGGACATGTTCAGCCCCGAGCAGGGCACCATGCCCGTCGGCAGCATCAGTGGCACCACCAGGCTCAGCCACATCCCGCTGCCTCCGGCCTCCAACCCCGCTCCCGCGCAGGGGGGGAACCTGGCCAACATGCACCCGGCGCCTTCCCGGGGGCTGGGCCGCCGGCCCTCTGACCTCACCATCAACATCAGCCAGATGAACTCCCCCAGCATGGGCCACCTCAAGTCTCCCACCCTTAGCCAGGTGCACTCGCCACTGGTCACCTCCCCCTCTGCCAACCTCAAGTCCCCGCAGACGCCCTCGCAGATGGTCAGCATGCCACCTTCCAACCAGTCCGGACCCCTCAAGTCCCCGCAGGTGATGAGCTCCTCGCTGAATGTCCGGTCTCCGACGGGCTCACCGAGTCGCCTGAAGTCCCCTTCTATGGCCGTTCCTTCCCCTGGTTGGGTGCCATCTCCCAAAGCCACCCTGCCCAGCCCGGGAGTCAACCAGAGCAAGCAGACTCTCAGCATGAACTCGTCTACTTCCATGGCAGGACTGGATCAGG GTTCTCTCCCTTCCGGGCCTCGGAGCAGCTCCTCCGCACCAGCCAGTAACACCTCTAGCACCATGAATCCCAACATGCCTTTTACTTCCTCTCCAGATCCATCCCCCTCCCAGAACCCCCTCTCGCTGATGATGTCTCAGATGTCCAAGTACGCCATGCCCAGCTCCACACCGCTTTACCACAACGCCATCAAAACCATCGCCACCTCTGACGATGAGCTGCTGCCGGACAGGCCGATGCTCCCGCCTGGAGGCATGTCAG gCGTGACGGGGAATCAGCCGAATCAACTGCACTTGAACTCCATGGGGCCCGGATCCTCTCAGAGCCCCATGGGAATGAACCTGCCTGGTCAGCAACCCCTCTCCCATGAACCGCCCCCCACCTCCATGATGTCCTCCCCGAACCCTCTGGGCTCCAACATTCCTATGCACCCCAGTGCGCCAGGGGCAGGCGTGCCCCCCCAGAACCCCATGATGCTGCCCCCAGGGCCCCAGGATTCGTTGAACCAGCAGTGCGGCCCCGTGCCCAACAGCTCGCAGATGATTCCTTCCAACCAGCTCGTGTTCCCCCGCATGCAGCAGCCGCATGGCGCCATGCCGTCCCCGGCCGGAGGCATGCCCCtggcgcccggcggcggccctGCCATGCAGCAGCATTACCCGCCAGGGATGCCCTTGCCGCCCGAGGAccttccctcccagcagcctGGCCAGATGGCCCCTCAGCAGCACATGATGGGCAAGAACATCCCTCCTCGGATCGGTGAGCCCTACCCGCCCGTGCTCCCTGGCGTGGCGTCAGTGCTGAACGACCCTGAGCTCAGCGAGGTCATCCGCCCCACGCCCACCGGCATCCCCGAGTTTGACCTGTCCAGGATCATCCCTTCGGAGAAGCCGAGCAGCACCTTGCAGTATTTCCCCAAGAGCGACAGCCAGGCCCCCAAATCGCAGCCTTCCAACCTCCACCTCATGAACCTGCAGAACATGATGGCTGAGCAGGCGCCGGTGCGGGCAGGTATGAACGCCcccagcctccctgggcagcagggcGTGCAGAGGGGCCTCGGCGTGCCCATGTGCCACCCTGGACAGGTGCCCATGCTGGGCAGGACAGGCCTTCCGCCCCAGCAGGGCATGATGGGCAACAGCATGCACCAGGGCATGATGTCTCCGCAGCAGAGCCTGATGGCCCAGCAGAATTTCATGCTGATGCAGGCCAAGCAAAGGAGCATGTCGGTGTCGGGGGACATGTATGCCCAGACCGGACACATGATGTCACCTCAGGGCTCTCTCATGGGGCCCCCGCCTCAGCAGAACCTCATGGTCACGCACCAGATGAGGCAGAGGAGTGTCTCCCTGGACAGCCAGATGAGTTACATCCCCGGGCCGGGGAACATGGCGAACCTGCCTTTCTAA